Proteins encoded within one genomic window of Thermodesulfobacteriota bacterium:
- a CDS encoding GDP-L-fucose synthase produces MAIDLSQKRILLTGGSGFLGTYVLEELLSRGVPDGSIFTPGRRELDLRKWESCVKAVRHADIVIHLAAKVGGIGFNLKYPGELFYDNAVMGIQLMEAARQAGAEKFVCVGTVCSYPRETPVPFGEDDLWNGYPEETNAPYGIAKKALLVQAQSYRKQYGFNAVYLMPVNLYGPGDHFSAEDAHVIPALILKFFDAKLKGLPEVTAWGTGSASREFLFVRDAARGIVDAAERYDKGEPVNLGSGNEIGIRELAGMIKEMTGYEGRIVWDTSRPDGQPERRLDVSRAKTEFGFKATTTFEEGLAATVTWYRETMLG; encoded by the coding sequence ATGGCCATAGACCTGAGTCAAAAACGCATACTGCTTACCGGCGGGAGCGGGTTTCTGGGCACGTACGTCCTCGAAGAGCTCCTGTCGAGGGGCGTTCCCGACGGGAGCATCTTCACCCCCGGGAGGAGGGAGCTCGACCTCAGGAAGTGGGAGAGCTGCGTAAAGGCAGTGAGGCACGCCGACATCGTGATTCACCTCGCAGCAAAGGTGGGCGGAATAGGTTTTAATTTAAAGTACCCGGGGGAGCTTTTTTACGACAACGCCGTAATGGGCATACAGCTCATGGAAGCGGCGAGGCAGGCGGGAGCCGAAAAATTCGTCTGCGTCGGGACTGTATGCTCCTACCCGCGCGAGACGCCGGTGCCCTTCGGGGAAGACGACCTCTGGAACGGATACCCCGAGGAGACGAACGCCCCTTACGGAATAGCGAAGAAGGCCCTCCTCGTCCAGGCTCAGTCTTACAGGAAGCAGTACGGCTTTAACGCCGTATACCTCATGCCCGTAAACCTCTACGGCCCCGGCGATCATTTCAGCGCCGAAGACGCCCACGTGATTCCGGCCCTCATTCTCAAGTTCTTCGACGCAAAGTTAAAAGGACTACCCGAGGTGACGGCGTGGGGAACGGGAAGCGCATCGAGGGAATTTCTTTTCGTGAGGGACGCGGCGCGGGGGATTGTAGACGCCGCCGAGAGATACGACAAGGGCGAGCCTGTAAACCTCGGCTCGGGGAACGAGATAGGAATCAGGGAGCTCGCCGGCATGATAAAGGAGATGACAGGGTACGAAGGCAGGATCGTCTGGGACACGTCGCGCCCCGACGGGCAGCCGGAAAGAAGGCTCGACGTTTCGAGGGCCAAAACCGAATTCGGCTTTAAGGCCACGACGACCTTCGAAGAGGGCCTGGCCGCCACGGTAACGTGGTACAGGGAGACAATGCTCGGATGA
- the gmd gene encoding GDP-mannose 4,6-dehydratase, which yields MKKALITGITGQDGSYLTEFLLSKGYEVHGLIRRSSSFNTGRIDHIYIDPHEENAKLYLHYADLGDSSRLTSLVYDIKPDEIYNLAAQSHVKVSFDMPEYSTNVTGLGNVRLLESIRGSGIECRFYQASSSEMFGSSPPPQNEDTAFIPRSPYAAAKLMAHFTTVNYRDGYGIFAVAGILFNHESPRRGETFVTRKITKAVSSILSGRQDYLYLGSLDPERDWGYTPEYVEMMWLMLQHEEPLDLVIGTGEAHSVKEFVREAFSYAGLDWKEYVRIDPGYYRPTEADNLRADPRRAEDAFGWRPRVRFGELVRIMVDADLRASGLTPIGEGDDILKEKFPERWWKRD from the coding sequence ATGAAAAAAGCCCTGATAACCGGCATTACGGGACAGGACGGTTCGTACCTGACCGAGTTCCTGCTGTCGAAAGGCTATGAGGTCCACGGACTCATCAGAAGATCGAGCAGCTTCAATACCGGGCGAATCGACCACATCTACATCGACCCCCACGAGGAGAATGCGAAGCTCTACCTTCACTACGCCGACCTCGGCGATTCGAGCCGCCTGACGAGCCTCGTCTACGACATAAAGCCCGACGAGATATACAACCTCGCGGCGCAGAGCCACGTAAAGGTGAGCTTCGACATGCCCGAATACAGTACGAACGTAACGGGACTCGGCAACGTCAGGCTCCTCGAATCCATACGCGGCAGCGGCATCGAGTGCCGCTTCTACCAGGCGTCGAGCAGCGAAATGTTCGGCTCCTCTCCGCCGCCCCAGAACGAAGACACGGCATTCATCCCGAGGAGCCCCTACGCTGCCGCCAAGCTCATGGCTCATTTTACGACGGTGAATTACAGGGACGGTTACGGCATCTTCGCCGTAGCCGGAATACTCTTTAACCACGAGTCCCCGAGACGAGGCGAGACGTTCGTCACGAGGAAAATAACCAAGGCTGTATCGAGCATACTCTCCGGCAGGCAGGACTACCTTTACCTCGGCAGCCTCGATCCCGAGAGGGACTGGGGATACACCCCGGAGTACGTGGAAATGATGTGGCTCATGCTGCAGCACGAGGAGCCGCTCGACCTCGTGATCGGCACCGGCGAGGCGCATTCCGTAAAAGAGTTCGTCCGGGAAGCCTTTTCCTACGCCGGGCTCGACTGGAAGGAATACGTCAGGATCGACCCGGGCTACTACAGGCCGACGGAGGCGGATAATCTAAGGGCCGACCCCCGGAGGGCCGAGGACGCATTCGGATGGAGACCGCGCGTCAGGTTCGGCGAGCTCGTGAGGATAATGGTGGACGCCGACTTGCGGGCTTCGGGACTCACGCCCATAGGCGAGGGGGACGATATCCTGAAAGAAAAATTTCCTGAAAGATGGTGGAAAAGAGATTAA
- a CDS encoding hemolysin family protein: MVYVEILAVVLLTLVNGLLAMSELAIVSSRKSLLKQMASDGSRGAAAAVRLAEDPSRFLSTVQIGITLVGIIAGAFSGATLGQRLGSWLDTFRVFSPHGYAIGISVTVVAITYLSLILGELVPKRIALSRPERIASLVAGPMKWLSVIAAPAVWLLHVSTESVLRMFGLSGRRESTVTEDEVKSLIAEGTQAGVFVPQVQEMIEGVLRLADRPVRVIMTPRSLIVWIDSRADRDTMLEIIESNHFSRLLVCDGSVDHPVGTVHTKDLLPEALRGSAKNLADLMTPVLFVPESTPVLRLLNMFKKEKVHMAVVVNEYGATEGLVTITDVLESIAGDFPELGEDFEPGIVQREDGSWLVDGMLPMDIIERMTGIEPEEEVNTVAGFVLQNLGRIPQAGEGFDYENVHFEVIDMDGRRIDKVLMRIDAAAPGGRDSGPDE; the protein is encoded by the coding sequence ATGGTCTATGTAGAAATACTGGCCGTCGTTCTGCTTACGCTCGTGAACGGTCTCCTCGCGATGTCCGAGCTCGCCATAGTCTCGTCGCGGAAGAGCCTCCTGAAACAGATGGCGAGCGACGGCAGCAGGGGTGCGGCCGCGGCGGTGCGCCTGGCCGAAGACCCGAGCCGCTTTCTGTCAACGGTACAGATAGGCATCACGCTCGTCGGCATAATCGCCGGCGCATTCAGCGGCGCGACGCTCGGGCAGAGGCTGGGCTCGTGGCTCGACACGTTCCGCGTGTTTTCCCCCCACGGCTACGCCATAGGTATCAGTGTCACCGTAGTGGCGATCACCTATCTCTCGCTGATTCTGGGCGAGCTCGTTCCGAAGCGCATCGCTCTCTCCCGGCCCGAGCGTATCGCGTCTCTCGTCGCCGGGCCGATGAAGTGGCTCTCCGTTATCGCCGCGCCGGCCGTATGGCTCCTTCACGTTTCGACCGAGAGCGTCCTGAGGATGTTCGGATTATCGGGTCGCCGCGAATCGACAGTCACCGAAGACGAGGTGAAATCTCTCATAGCCGAGGGGACGCAGGCGGGCGTCTTCGTCCCGCAGGTGCAGGAAATGATCGAGGGCGTTCTCAGGCTCGCCGACAGGCCCGTAAGGGTTATCATGACGCCGCGCTCCCTCATCGTATGGATAGACAGCAGGGCGGACAGGGACACTATGCTCGAAATCATCGAATCGAACCATTTTTCGCGCCTCCTCGTATGCGACGGGAGCGTCGATCATCCGGTCGGCACAGTCCACACGAAGGACCTTCTTCCCGAGGCGCTCCGGGGGAGCGCGAAGAATCTCGCCGACTTGATGACTCCCGTGCTCTTCGTTCCCGAGAGCACGCCCGTCCTCAGGCTGCTCAACATGTTCAAGAAGGAGAAGGTCCACATGGCCGTCGTCGTCAACGAATACGGGGCGACGGAGGGTCTCGTGACAATCACGGACGTCCTCGAGTCGATCGCCGGCGACTTCCCCGAGCTCGGCGAGGATTTCGAGCCGGGAATAGTTCAGAGGGAAGATGGCTCGTGGCTCGTGGACGGCATGCTCCCGATGGATATAATCGAGAGGATGACGGGCATCGAACCCGAGGAAGAGGTCAATACGGTGGCGGGATTCGTCCTTCAGAACCTCGGGCGCATACCGCAGGCGGGGGAGGGCTTCGATTACGAGAACGTGCATTTCGAGGTCATCGACATGGACGGGCGGAGGATAGATAAGGTCCTTATGCGGATCGATGCGGCCGCCCCCGGGGGCCGGGATTCCGGGCCGGACGAGTGA
- a CDS encoding cation:proton antiporter: MGNLSADNITAMFLALGILLGTARLLGELAQRLHQPSVLGELLAGVLLGPTVLGTLAPDLFAYIFPPAGPNAIALGAITLLSVVLFLLVAGLEVDLSIIGRQGRIAPWVSVSGIVLPFIIGFIAAWIAPEMLGRHEGASPLIFALFLATALAISALPVIAKTLMDLDLYRTDFGMIIVSAAVFDDLTGWIIFAIILGLMGTSAGHSNHILTTILLTLAFAGFMLTAGRWLIHRSLPFLQAYSKRPGGVLGFALTLALLGAAFTEWIGIHAIFGAFLVGVAVGASPHLREHTRSVLDKFVSSIFAPLFFGSIGLRVNFIEHFDLPLVVTIILIACLCKLVGGTLGARLGGLPGRDSLAVGFAMNARGAMEIVLGILALQAGIINDRLFVALIIMAIVTSMISGPMIRVLLQLGKKKRLIDALSSKTFVRDLKSFSREGAITELSEAAADAAGLDRNTACRAVWERESALPTGIGKGVALPHARLAGITKPVVAIGISEGGVDFDAPDGEPSHVIFLILTSEDDPGTQLKLSSEIAHLFREHDLTAPILRTRTFTEFLALLKNTLSESGAVP; this comes from the coding sequence ATGGGAAATCTTTCAGCCGACAATATCACAGCCATGTTCCTGGCGCTCGGAATATTGCTCGGCACTGCGCGCCTATTGGGCGAGCTCGCACAAAGGCTCCACCAGCCGTCCGTACTCGGCGAGCTCCTGGCCGGCGTCCTTCTCGGCCCCACGGTGCTCGGAACCCTTGCCCCCGACCTCTTCGCATACATCTTTCCGCCGGCCGGGCCGAACGCGATAGCCCTCGGCGCTATTACACTCCTCTCAGTGGTTCTCTTCCTCCTCGTTGCCGGTCTCGAGGTCGATCTCTCGATCATCGGCAGGCAGGGAAGGATCGCCCCATGGGTCAGCGTATCGGGAATCGTGCTCCCGTTTATAATAGGCTTTATCGCGGCCTGGATCGCGCCGGAGATGCTCGGCCGCCACGAAGGCGCCAGTCCGCTCATTTTCGCGCTCTTCCTCGCGACGGCGCTCGCCATCTCGGCGCTTCCGGTGATAGCGAAGACGCTCATGGACCTCGATCTTTACCGGACCGACTTCGGGATGATAATCGTAAGCGCGGCTGTTTTCGACGACCTCACGGGGTGGATCATATTCGCCATAATCCTTGGACTCATGGGCACGTCGGCAGGCCACTCGAACCATATACTCACGACGATACTCCTGACGCTCGCTTTCGCGGGATTCATGCTGACCGCCGGCAGATGGCTGATACACAGGTCCCTCCCGTTCCTCCAGGCCTACAGCAAAAGGCCCGGAGGGGTCCTCGGCTTCGCCCTGACGCTCGCCCTTCTGGGGGCCGCCTTTACCGAATGGATAGGGATTCACGCGATCTTCGGCGCGTTCCTCGTCGGCGTCGCCGTCGGTGCATCGCCACACTTAAGAGAGCATACGAGGTCGGTGCTGGACAAGTTCGTATCGTCCATTTTCGCGCCGCTCTTCTTCGGAAGCATAGGCCTCAGGGTTAATTTCATAGAGCATTTCGATCTGCCCCTCGTCGTGACTATCATACTCATAGCCTGTCTCTGCAAGCTTGTCGGCGGGACGCTCGGGGCCCGGCTCGGCGGTCTGCCGGGAAGGGACTCTCTGGCCGTGGGATTCGCAATGAACGCCAGGGGAGCCATGGAAATAGTGCTCGGTATTCTCGCGCTTCAGGCGGGGATCATAAACGACAGGCTCTTCGTCGCGCTCATTATAATGGCCATAGTAACGTCCATGATAAGCGGGCCGATGATACGAGTCCTGCTGCAGCTCGGGAAGAAGAAAAGGCTCATCGACGCCTTGTCCTCGAAGACGTTCGTAAGGGATCTCAAGTCCTTTTCACGGGAGGGCGCTATAACGGAGCTTTCGGAGGCCGCCGCCGACGCGGCCGGCCTCGACCGGAATACGGCATGCAGGGCCGTGTGGGAAAGGGAGTCCGCCCTTCCGACCGGTATAGGCAAGGGCGTCGCCCTCCCCCACGCACGCCTCGCCGGAATAACGAAGCCGGTGGTCGCGATAGGCATATCCGAGGGAGGCGTGGATTTCGACGCCCCGGACGGCGAGCCGTCGCACGTCATATTCCTCATACTCACGAGCGAGGACGATCCGGGCACACAGCTCAAGCTTTCCTCGGAGATTGCGCACCTCTTCAGGGAGCACGACCTCACAGCCCCCATACTGAGGACCAGAACATTCACGGAGTTCCTGGCGCTACTTAAAAACACTCTCTCGGAGAGTGGGGCCGTCCCCTGA
- a CDS encoding glycosyltransferase family 10, whose amino-acid sequence MKYKIIILFYNSMWGQPLEYPGRDIPEPFILTDDRSLYDKASAVVFHVPSLGLDFVVGRGPIKREGQVWIAWSMESAAHHPILSSELVMRRFDLMMTYSRESDIWCPYILRSHREELRNEPLQKTDDRLVNAFISSGYDTNGRTEYLGEMMKHIEVHSYGKLFRNAPQPGGAGRRFKLDTMARYKFTVAFENTSEADYVTEKFYDPLIAGSVPVYLGAPNIEEFSPGEKCFINVRDFEGPESLSRFLLDLSGDPVRYSEYFEWKKKPFCSGFERLLQAQNEHQFVRLCRKVGDILKARAGSAAYAPVIES is encoded by the coding sequence ATGAAATACAAAATTATCATACTTTTCTATAACTCCATGTGGGGTCAGCCGCTCGAATACCCCGGGCGGGACATTCCCGAGCCGTTTATCCTCACGGACGACCGGAGCCTCTACGACAAGGCATCCGCGGTCGTATTCCACGTCCCTTCGCTCGGGCTCGACTTCGTCGTCGGGAGGGGCCCTATCAAAAGAGAGGGACAGGTATGGATCGCCTGGTCGATGGAATCCGCCGCCCACCATCCCATTTTGTCGAGCGAGCTCGTCATGCGCCGCTTCGACCTCATGATGACCTACAGCCGGGAATCGGACATCTGGTGCCCGTATATCCTCCGCTCGCATAGAGAAGAGCTGCGAAACGAGCCTCTCCAGAAAACGGACGACCGCCTCGTGAACGCGTTCATATCCAGCGGATACGACACCAACGGGCGGACGGAATATCTCGGGGAAATGATGAAGCACATCGAGGTGCATTCGTATGGAAAGCTTTTCAGGAACGCTCCGCAGCCGGGCGGCGCGGGACGGCGTTTCAAGCTCGACACGATGGCGCGGTACAAATTCACCGTCGCTTTCGAAAACACCTCCGAGGCGGATTACGTAACGGAAAAATTCTACGACCCTCTCATCGCGGGCTCCGTGCCGGTTTATCTCGGCGCTCCCAACATCGAGGAATTTTCCCCGGGAGAAAAATGTTTTATAAATGTCCGGGACTTCGAGGGACCGGAATCGCTGTCACGTTTTCTACTCGATCTATCGGGCGACCCCGTGCGCTATTCGGAATACTTCGAATGGAAGAAGAAACCGTTTTGTTCCGGATTCGAAAGGCTGCTTCAGGCTCAAAACGAGCACCAGTTCGTCAGGCTGTGCAGGAAAGTCGGCGATATACTGAAGGCGCGCGCCGGGAGCGCGGCTTACGCGCCCGTCATCGAGTCATAA
- a CDS encoding AAA family ATPase, which translates to MREEFVQEVCEAEDISLRGPDNPRSNGWVFEPDRQRELLKGFWGKLEPKKSLVFYYCNHGNPLDENSPRIIVGIGRIAEVGPQLYFGTTPKYQDQYPVWSRRITQAYPKQGVRIPYQEYLRDGHSTDDIICRVPRSALLPFSYGGEHVSDDVAVAIIERVIQCVERVKAEGRVAFDWDGRLDWLNDVLAEAWSGRGPFPGAGSVLQYLGFSKGTSFQRTVLAPMAKRGENSWDYVLSILEGRVEPDKGTYRTGLLKARERWRVLKTRHALLSKLARLELTPGQVQRIANPDQRAASGIDATEKDLVANPYILSECDLGSADSDPVALETVDHGLRPEGDAAVFPDADEISHDDRRRVRAVGVAILQEAANNGDTVLTFADFLSKIIGRFPEKRACRPDREVVLAEAEFYREVLWTAFDSDPELVALKHLRALEEFAASLIKRRAKKTNPAVKPPIDWFGALKKLFGEPKSERERAALEEKRAALSTLFSRRLSVLTGGAGTGKTSVLKVFLQELVRVEGRHPTLLLAPTGKARVRLSTKTGRNAMTTHQFLLKQGWFVPDIFVLKKQSDQSPFQATTVIIDECSMIPTDLFGTLLRALDSGPLSRLILVGDPNQLPPIGPGRPFADIIEWLQRDHPECIAPLTVCMRVDEEEGGPAEESVALALADGYRTSVVNPGDDEILASVARGQSMGDLDIVFWDDHDDLLAKLKGRMANILGIRDNDYKSFNRSLGIDQKDWVRSEAWQILSPTRTQHFGTDDLNRLIQREYKAGLLQKSQSQWSKMPRPFGEYEIVWTDKVIQVRNRSKDGWAYPKGSGLDYVANGEIGIVTEAFKRKEGSDVLAAVFSTQIDASYRYYRGQVDEYLELAYALTVHKAQGSDFEVVFLIIPQKASTLSRELIYTGLTRFRRKLVLLVEKDIEPLRRLRSPDCSDTRLRNTHMFTIALRPDDVKRPHLEALIHRTRKGIAVRSKSEVVVADVLDALGISYDYEQPLYSRTDPKDFRLPDFTVSFEGDVFYWEHLGMLNVPSYREAWERKQTWYKENGFSDRLITSQDAPDGGIDAAKIEQIARKRILEE; encoded by the coding sequence ATGCGCGAGGAATTTGTCCAAGAGGTCTGCGAAGCTGAAGATATATCGCTTCGGGGGCCAGACAATCCGCGAAGTAATGGTTGGGTTTTTGAGCCTGACCGTCAGCGTGAACTTCTCAAGGGATTCTGGGGAAAACTTGAGCCAAAGAAATCACTTGTGTTCTATTACTGCAACCATGGGAATCCCCTGGATGAGAACTCGCCGCGAATTATTGTCGGTATTGGAAGAATCGCTGAGGTTGGTCCTCAGCTCTATTTTGGCACAACCCCAAAGTACCAGGATCAGTATCCAGTATGGTCCCGACGGATTACCCAGGCGTACCCTAAGCAGGGGGTTCGTATCCCTTACCAAGAATACCTGCGGGATGGTCACAGCACTGACGATATCATCTGCCGAGTTCCACGGAGCGCGCTGCTTCCATTCTCATACGGAGGGGAACATGTTTCCGACGACGTCGCGGTTGCCATCATTGAGCGCGTTATACAGTGTGTGGAGCGCGTCAAGGCTGAGGGGCGCGTCGCTTTTGATTGGGACGGACGCCTCGATTGGCTAAACGACGTCCTGGCCGAGGCATGGAGCGGTCGAGGCCCGTTCCCTGGCGCTGGAAGCGTGCTCCAGTACCTCGGGTTTTCAAAGGGGACCTCGTTTCAGCGAACTGTGCTGGCACCAATGGCAAAACGGGGTGAAAATTCCTGGGACTATGTCCTGTCAATCCTTGAAGGAAGGGTCGAACCGGACAAAGGAACATACAGGACTGGGCTCCTCAAAGCGAGAGAGCGCTGGCGTGTCCTAAAAACTCGCCATGCATTGCTGTCCAAGCTCGCCCGGCTTGAGCTCACCCCGGGCCAGGTGCAGCGGATCGCCAATCCGGACCAGCGGGCAGCAAGCGGAATCGACGCGACCGAGAAGGATTTGGTCGCCAACCCTTACATCCTATCCGAGTGCGACCTTGGGTCGGCGGACTCCGATCCCGTGGCGCTGGAGACAGTCGATCATGGCTTGAGGCCCGAAGGGGATGCCGCGGTGTTTCCCGATGCAGACGAAATCTCTCACGACGACCGGCGTAGGGTTCGGGCGGTTGGTGTTGCGATTCTCCAGGAGGCCGCAAATAACGGTGATACTGTCCTCACATTCGCCGACTTCCTGAGCAAGATCATCGGACGCTTTCCCGAGAAAAGGGCATGTCGGCCAGATCGGGAAGTCGTATTGGCCGAAGCCGAATTCTATCGAGAAGTCCTGTGGACGGCCTTCGACTCCGATCCCGAGCTTGTCGCGCTCAAGCACCTTCGGGCCCTAGAGGAGTTCGCTGCTTCGCTGATTAAGCGACGGGCCAAGAAGACGAATCCGGCGGTCAAGCCTCCGATTGATTGGTTCGGCGCCCTGAAGAAGCTCTTTGGCGAACCGAAATCCGAGCGGGAAAGGGCAGCGCTGGAGGAAAAGCGAGCTGCTCTCTCAACGCTCTTCTCACGACGACTGAGCGTACTGACAGGTGGGGCCGGTACTGGCAAGACTTCGGTACTGAAGGTATTTCTCCAGGAATTGGTGCGTGTCGAGGGTCGACATCCCACGCTCTTGCTGGCTCCCACCGGAAAGGCCCGCGTTCGGCTTTCCACTAAAACCGGTCGAAATGCAATGACCACTCACCAGTTTCTGCTTAAGCAGGGCTGGTTCGTGCCCGATATTTTCGTACTCAAAAAACAAAGCGATCAGAGCCCCTTTCAAGCGACCACCGTTATTATTGACGAGTGTTCAATGATCCCAACGGACCTCTTTGGCACATTGCTGCGTGCTCTTGACTCCGGCCCATTGAGTCGTCTGATTCTTGTCGGTGATCCCAACCAGCTACCACCAATTGGACCTGGGAGGCCTTTCGCTGACATTATCGAGTGGCTTCAGAGAGACCACCCTGAATGCATTGCTCCACTTACAGTCTGCATGCGAGTTGATGAGGAGGAGGGAGGTCCAGCCGAGGAGAGTGTGGCCCTCGCGCTTGCGGACGGATACCGAACATCAGTCGTCAATCCGGGTGATGACGAGATTCTGGCCTCAGTCGCTCGGGGCCAGTCGATGGGCGACCTGGATATTGTGTTTTGGGACGACCACGACGATCTGCTTGCCAAGCTTAAGGGGCGGATGGCTAATATACTTGGTATCCGTGATAATGACTACAAGAGCTTCAATCGGTCGCTTGGGATCGATCAGAAGGACTGGGTCCGCAGTGAGGCGTGGCAAATCCTCTCACCCACTCGTACGCAACATTTCGGCACTGACGATCTCAACCGCCTGATTCAGAGAGAATACAAGGCAGGTCTCCTTCAGAAGTCGCAGAGCCAGTGGAGCAAGATGCCACGACCTTTCGGTGAGTATGAGATCGTCTGGACCGACAAGGTTATTCAGGTTCGAAATCGAAGCAAGGATGGATGGGCCTACCCCAAGGGAAGTGGGCTGGACTACGTCGCCAATGGCGAGATCGGAATTGTTACTGAGGCCTTCAAGAGGAAGGAAGGCAGCGATGTCCTTGCCGCTGTTTTTTCTACGCAAATAGACGCCTCCTATCGGTACTACCGCGGTCAGGTTGACGAATACCTCGAACTTGCCTACGCGTTGACCGTCCATAAGGCGCAGGGGAGCGACTTCGAGGTGGTTTTCCTGATCATCCCGCAGAAAGCCTCGACTTTGTCGCGAGAACTGATTTATACCGGCCTCACGCGGTTCCGTCGCAAGCTGGTGCTTTTGGTCGAAAAGGATATCGAGCCCCTCCGACGTTTACGCAGTCCGGACTGCTCAGACACCCGGTTGCGGAATACTCATATGTTCACGATAGCCCTTCGACCGGATGATGTGAAGCGACCTCACCTGGAGGCACTCATCCATCGTACGCGGAAGGGCATTGCTGTCCGCTCCAAGAGCGAGGTTGTCGTGGCAGATGTGTTGGATGCGCTTGGGATCAGCTACGACTACGAGCAGCCGCTCTATTCGCGGACTGATCCGAAGGACTTTCGCCTTCCTGACTTCACGGTCAGCTTTGAAGGGGATGTTTTTTATTGGGAACATCTTGGTATGCTAAACGTTCCCAGCTATCGCGAGGCGTGGGAACGAAAACAGACTTGGTATAAGGAAAACGGTTTTTCGGATCGATTGATTACATCTCAGGATGCGCCTGATGGAGGTATTGATGCTGCCAAGATCGAACAGATTGCTCGGAAACGTATCTTGGAAGAATAG